The Oreochromis niloticus isolate F11D_XX linkage group LG2, O_niloticus_UMD_NMBU, whole genome shotgun sequence genome includes a region encoding these proteins:
- the LOC109195150 gene encoding uncharacterized protein LOC109195150 isoform X2, whose protein sequence is MPRTYRRKTSWGSTPLEEIERAASEVKGGKSIRSVAKERQIDRSTVRRYIKKRDTQEVKSVGYSGTASAKRVFSEEVEKELAEHIKKLAEQFHGISPKKCRELALELAGRNNIPTPSNWTEKGLAGKEWFKNFLARHHLSCRMPEATSLGRATAFNKTTVGEFFDNLAKVIDRYKFPPNMIFNVDETGVTTVQTPKQVVAEKGKKQVGSITSAERVELVTVVCAVNATGNAVPPMFIFPRVRYKDHFIAGAPPGSIGTTTRSGWISEDVFVVFLEHLVQQTKCSPDLPLLLIMDNHEAHISLKALDIAKTSGIVMLTIPPHTSHRLQPLDKCVYGPFKTYYNRALDGWMRSNPGKTASIYQIAGCVNDAFMSAMTPRNISSGFRATGIFPYNRDIFSDAEFEPSMVSDRPNLEQQPAAEGVAPVVSASLSAELPSPDPVHACGSRSDPNHARYVSPTDILPLLKSQQPRKQTNRKRVKTRILTDTPEKQAIERHHEERTNKLKGKKEIIHKKQGMWKRKQTQTKIAVESSSEESDVPIPFEDTSEYESSSDERSEPDVSDLVVGDFVIVRFASKSRSHHYIGLVDSFADNEVSARFLRRIRGITSSKKPTFVFKENDEASFPRKDVLKKLPQPQQAGGTARREQQFIFPCNLDHWNIE, encoded by the exons AAGACAAATTGACAGGTCAACAGTCAGGAGATATATTAAAAAGAGGGACACACAGGAGGTCAAATCGGTTGGCTATAGTGGAACAGCTTCAGCAAAGAGAGTCTTCTCTGAGGAGGTGGAGAAGGAGCTAGCAGAGCATATCAAGAAGCTTGCAGAGCAGTTCCATGGCATTTCCCCAAAGAAATGCCGTGAACTGGCATTAGAATTGGCAGGCAGAAACAACATTCCTACTCCCAGCAACTGGACAGAGAAAGGTTTAGCCG GTAAAGAATGGTTCAAGAATTTCTTGGCACGCCACCATCTCTCTTGCCGTATGCCTGAGGCAACATCTTTGGGAAGAGCTACAGCCTTCAATAAGACTACAGTTGGGGAGTTCTTTGACAATCTGGCTAAAGTGATCGACAG GTATAAATTCCCCCCAAACATGATTTTTAATGTTGACGAAACAGGTGTAACAACAGTACAGACACCAAAGCAGGTAGtggcagaaaaaggaaaaaaacaagtggGCTCCATCACATCTGCTGAAAGAGTCGAACTGGTGACTGTAGTCTGTGCTGTCAATGCGACTGGTAACGCAGTCCCTCCGATGTTTATCTTCCCAAGGGTTAGATACAAAGACCACTTCATTGCAGGAGCACCTCCGGGATCAATTGGTACCACTACAAGATCAGGCTGGATCAGTGAAGATGTCTTTGTTGTGTTCCTTGAACATCTGGTTCAGCAGACCAAGTGCTCCCCTGACCTGCCACTGCTGCTAATCATGGATAACCATGAAGCCCACATTTCACTGAAGGCTTTGGACATAGCAAAAACAAGTGGTATTGTAATGCTCACAATTCCACCCCACACTTCCCATCGCCTTCAGCCTCTGGATAAGTGTGTGTATGGTCCATTTAAAACCTATTACAACAGAGCTCTTGATGGCTGGATGAGGTCCAACCCAGGCAAAACTGCCAGCATATACCAAATTGCTGGTTGTGtgaatgatgctttcatgtcaGCAATGACACCACGAAATATCTCCTCGGGATTTAGAGCCACTGGGATTTTCCCTTACAACAGAGATATCTTCTCTGATGCAGAGTTTGAGCCATCCATGGTGTCAGACAGGCCCAACCTGGAGCAGCAGCCTGCCGCTGAAGGTGTTGCACCTGTGGTTTCAGCCTCTCTTTCTGCTGAGCTACCTTCACCAGACCCTGTACATGCATGTGGTTCACGAAGTGACCCCAACCATGCTCGATATGTGTCTCCCACTGATATTCTACCCTTACTCAAAAGTCAGCAgcccaggaaacaaacaaatcGAAAGCGTGTGAAGACACGAATCCTGACTGATACACCTGAAAAGCAGGCAATTGAGAGACACCATGAAGAAAGGACAAATAAACTGAaaggcaaaaaagaaataatccaCAAAAAGCAAGGAATGTGGAAGAGGAAACAAACCCAGACAAAAATTGCAGTGGAAAGCAGCTCTGAGGAGAGTGATGTTCCCATCCCATTTGAAGACACTTCTGAGTATGAGAGTTCCAGCGATGAAAGAAGTGAACCAGATGTCTCAGACCTGGTAGTTGGTGACTTTGTCATCGTAAGATTTGCATCCAAATCCAGGAGCCACCATTACATTGGCCTGGTTGACAGCTTTGCAGACAACGAAGTGAGTGCCAGATTTCTCAGAAGAATCCGAGGGATCACTAGCAGTAAGAAACCCACGTTtgtgttcaaggaaaatgatgaGGCATCTTTCCCACGCAAGGATGTGCTGAAGAAGCTACCTCAACCTCAACAGGCTGGAGGAACTGCAAGGAGGGAGCAACAGTTCATATTCCCCTGCAACCTTGATCATTGGAATATTGAATAG
- the LOC109195150 gene encoding uncharacterized protein LOC109195150 isoform X1 — MFCHVTINPGSTHHFHPAILKRSTLEKGKDIMPRTYRRKTSWGSTPLEEIERAASEVKGGKSIRSVAKERQIDRSTVRRYIKKRDTQEVKSVGYSGTASAKRVFSEEVEKELAEHIKKLAEQFHGISPKKCRELALELAGRNNIPTPSNWTEKGLAGKEWFKNFLARHHLSCRMPEATSLGRATAFNKTTVGEFFDNLAKVIDRYKFPPNMIFNVDETGVTTVQTPKQVVAEKGKKQVGSITSAERVELVTVVCAVNATGNAVPPMFIFPRVRYKDHFIAGAPPGSIGTTTRSGWISEDVFVVFLEHLVQQTKCSPDLPLLLIMDNHEAHISLKALDIAKTSGIVMLTIPPHTSHRLQPLDKCVYGPFKTYYNRALDGWMRSNPGKTASIYQIAGCVNDAFMSAMTPRNISSGFRATGIFPYNRDIFSDAEFEPSMVSDRPNLEQQPAAEGVAPVVSASLSAELPSPDPVHACGSRSDPNHARYVSPTDILPLLKSQQPRKQTNRKRVKTRILTDTPEKQAIERHHEERTNKLKGKKEIIHKKQGMWKRKQTQTKIAVESSSEESDVPIPFEDTSEYESSSDERSEPDVSDLVVGDFVIVRFASKSRSHHYIGLVDSFADNEVSARFLRRIRGITSSKKPTFVFKENDEASFPRKDVLKKLPQPQQAGGTARREQQFIFPCNLDHWNIE; from the exons AAGACAAATTGACAGGTCAACAGTCAGGAGATATATTAAAAAGAGGGACACACAGGAGGTCAAATCGGTTGGCTATAGTGGAACAGCTTCAGCAAAGAGAGTCTTCTCTGAGGAGGTGGAGAAGGAGCTAGCAGAGCATATCAAGAAGCTTGCAGAGCAGTTCCATGGCATTTCCCCAAAGAAATGCCGTGAACTGGCATTAGAATTGGCAGGCAGAAACAACATTCCTACTCCCAGCAACTGGACAGAGAAAGGTTTAGCCG GTAAAGAATGGTTCAAGAATTTCTTGGCACGCCACCATCTCTCTTGCCGTATGCCTGAGGCAACATCTTTGGGAAGAGCTACAGCCTTCAATAAGACTACAGTTGGGGAGTTCTTTGACAATCTGGCTAAAGTGATCGACAG GTATAAATTCCCCCCAAACATGATTTTTAATGTTGACGAAACAGGTGTAACAACAGTACAGACACCAAAGCAGGTAGtggcagaaaaaggaaaaaaacaagtggGCTCCATCACATCTGCTGAAAGAGTCGAACTGGTGACTGTAGTCTGTGCTGTCAATGCGACTGGTAACGCAGTCCCTCCGATGTTTATCTTCCCAAGGGTTAGATACAAAGACCACTTCATTGCAGGAGCACCTCCGGGATCAATTGGTACCACTACAAGATCAGGCTGGATCAGTGAAGATGTCTTTGTTGTGTTCCTTGAACATCTGGTTCAGCAGACCAAGTGCTCCCCTGACCTGCCACTGCTGCTAATCATGGATAACCATGAAGCCCACATTTCACTGAAGGCTTTGGACATAGCAAAAACAAGTGGTATTGTAATGCTCACAATTCCACCCCACACTTCCCATCGCCTTCAGCCTCTGGATAAGTGTGTGTATGGTCCATTTAAAACCTATTACAACAGAGCTCTTGATGGCTGGATGAGGTCCAACCCAGGCAAAACTGCCAGCATATACCAAATTGCTGGTTGTGtgaatgatgctttcatgtcaGCAATGACACCACGAAATATCTCCTCGGGATTTAGAGCCACTGGGATTTTCCCTTACAACAGAGATATCTTCTCTGATGCAGAGTTTGAGCCATCCATGGTGTCAGACAGGCCCAACCTGGAGCAGCAGCCTGCCGCTGAAGGTGTTGCACCTGTGGTTTCAGCCTCTCTTTCTGCTGAGCTACCTTCACCAGACCCTGTACATGCATGTGGTTCACGAAGTGACCCCAACCATGCTCGATATGTGTCTCCCACTGATATTCTACCCTTACTCAAAAGTCAGCAgcccaggaaacaaacaaatcGAAAGCGTGTGAAGACACGAATCCTGACTGATACACCTGAAAAGCAGGCAATTGAGAGACACCATGAAGAAAGGACAAATAAACTGAaaggcaaaaaagaaataatccaCAAAAAGCAAGGAATGTGGAAGAGGAAACAAACCCAGACAAAAATTGCAGTGGAAAGCAGCTCTGAGGAGAGTGATGTTCCCATCCCATTTGAAGACACTTCTGAGTATGAGAGTTCCAGCGATGAAAGAAGTGAACCAGATGTCTCAGACCTGGTAGTTGGTGACTTTGTCATCGTAAGATTTGCATCCAAATCCAGGAGCCACCATTACATTGGCCTGGTTGACAGCTTTGCAGACAACGAAGTGAGTGCCAGATTTCTCAGAAGAATCCGAGGGATCACTAGCAGTAAGAAACCCACGTTtgtgttcaaggaaaatgatgaGGCATCTTTCCCACGCAAGGATGTGCTGAAGAAGCTACCTCAACCTCAACAGGCTGGAGGAACTGCAAGGAGGGAGCAACAGTTCATATTCCCCTGCAACCTTGATCATTGGAATATTGAATAG